A region of Spiroplasma endosymbiont of Crioceris asparagi DNA encodes the following proteins:
- the truB gene encoding tRNA pseudouridine(55) synthase TruB → MKNKSGFFLVDKPIGMSSNLLLEKIKKRLGLKKLGHCGTLDPQASGLMIVLVNQATKVSEYFLSSEKEYVFKMKLFETTKTLDFEGEISESQTPFKISKKTLEEVVNKYNGYVYEQYPPIYSAIKVNGKKLYEYARKEQEAPKIEPRRVEIKKLDLLKCHKKSMELEFRAICSKGTYIRSLALDIAKDLGTIAYVSALRRTKSGNFKIEDAKQYLNLTLEDIYTTYQGLIINKYPIYEYKNLKEIVHGQAIKMPAAKDETIFISNSNNEIMAIYTRISNGFYKCKRGLWEIDPNIELTIAQKEDYYG, encoded by the coding sequence ATGAAAAACAAATCAGGATTTTTTTTAGTCGATAAACCAATTGGAATGTCATCTAACTTATTATTAGAAAAAATAAAAAAACGTTTAGGTTTAAAAAAATTAGGACATTGTGGCACATTAGATCCGCAAGCTAGTGGTCTGATGATTGTTTTGGTCAATCAAGCAACTAAGGTTAGCGAATATTTTTTAAGTAGCGAAAAAGAATATGTTTTTAAAATGAAACTATTTGAAACTACAAAAACATTAGATTTTGAAGGCGAAATTTCAGAATCACAAACACCATTTAAAATTTCTAAAAAAACTTTAGAAGAGGTTGTTAATAAGTACAATGGTTATGTTTATGAACAATACCCACCAATTTATAGTGCAATTAAAGTTAATGGTAAAAAATTATATGAGTATGCTAGAAAAGAACAAGAAGCCCCCAAAATTGAACCAAGAAGAGTAGAAATAAAAAAATTAGACTTATTAAAATGTCATAAAAAATCAATGGAACTTGAATTTCGCGCCATTTGTAGTAAGGGCACATATATTAGAAGTTTAGCATTAGATATTGCTAAAGATTTGGGAACGATTGCTTATGTATCTGCATTAAGACGAACAAAATCGGGAAACTTTAAAATTGAAGATGCTAAGCAATATTTAAATTTAACTTTAGAAGACATTTATACTACTTATCAAGGATTAATAATTAATAAATATCCGATTTATGAATATAAAAATTTAAAAGAAATTGTTCATGGTCAAGCAATTAAAATGCCAGCAGCTAAAGATGAAACAATTTTTATTTCAAATTCGAATAATGAAATTATGGCAATTTATACAAGAATCAGCAATGGTTTTTATAAATGCAAAAGGGGACTTTGAGAAATTGATCCCAATATTGAATTAACAATCGCCCAAAAGGAAGACTATTATGGATAA
- a CDS encoding Cof-type HAD-IIB family hydrolase, protein MKWWISDYDGTININEDEKVLKEDLDFINEWINNGNKFVIASGRIKDEILHFKKYNKIDFDYIIANNGACVYDKHEQLIATINISMESRPKIKEVLTKLKDEFSIGYTITNIRNSLAYTFDKEIDGNDFFNDVAPKFDNWESGIKDIENNEMLNDIMFLASADRIDKVREYFKDIPDVKCVKTHKNLIEVIHKDVSKAHGINMILQHANANVSMDDIYTSGDGENDIEMLAITKNSFAMEKASDNVKKHAQHVIKFVREIKNYL, encoded by the coding sequence ATGAAATGATGAATATCAGATTATGATGGAACAATTAATATTAATGAAGATGAAAAAGTTTTAAAAGAAGACTTAGATTTTATTAATGAATGAATTAATAATGGCAATAAATTTGTTATTGCTAGTGGACGTATTAAAGACGAAATTTTACACTTTAAAAAATATAATAAAATTGATTTTGACTATATTATCGCCAACAATGGGGCATGTGTTTATGACAAACACGAACAACTAATTGCAACAATTAATATTAGTATGGAATCAAGACCAAAAATTAAAGAAGTTTTAACAAAATTAAAAGATGAATTTTCAATTGGTTATACAATTACTAATATTAGAAATTCACTAGCTTATACTTTTGATAAAGAAATTGACGGGAATGACTTTTTTAATGATGTGGCACCAAAATTTGATAATTGAGAATCAGGAATTAAAGATATTGAAAATAATGAAATGCTTAATGACATTATGTTTTTAGCAAGTGCTGATCGAATTGATAAAGTAAGAGAATATTTTAAAGATATTCCTGATGTTAAATGTGTAAAAACTCACAAAAATTTAATTGAAGTTATTCACAAAGATGTGTCAAAAGCTCATGGAATCAATATGATTTTACAACATGCTAATGCCAATGTTTCAATGGATGATATCTATACTTCAGGGGATGGAGAAAATGATATTGAAATGTTAGCAATCACTAAAAATTCATTTGCAATGGAGAAGGCGAGTGATAATGTTAAAAAACATGCCCAACATGTGATAAAATTTGTTAGAGAAATAAAAAACTATTTATAA
- the infB gene encoding translation initiation factor IF-2, with protein sequence MAKNNNKKIKVSKNKSIKDTKELKNKLSAKSAIGLVDGIFVYNEPLSVSEFAEKIGKSASEVVKYFFLKGNIINQNTQMTEEQMGEICLEFGFDFKKEVKMTKENLLDTIKFDINLDQLKERPPVVTIMGHVDHGKTTLLDAIRKSNIVGGEFGGITQHIGAYQVEHENKFITFIDTPGHEAFSEMRARGSQATDIVIIVVAADEGLKPQTIEAINHAKAAHVPIIVFINKMDKPNANPDKVKSELMQYELVAEDYGGDVPFVEGSAIKKMGLNQLLDTILLIAELNEYKADYENSARGVVLEAYLDRSKGPVATVLVQNGVLNIRDTVVAGGTFGSVKSLEDENKKRLKNANPSKPIIVIGLNEVPRAGDKFLVLGEEKLARDIAKAQALRISEEMKTKAQNFSLEAIKHQIELNELKVINIILKADTQGTIEAVKSSLMKINVNGIRINIVHAGVGAISNSDVTLALASESLLYGFNVRPIAQVREKAEEDGITIRLHNIIYKLIEEVEELAKGFIEPEYTEVIVGEAEVRELFRHSEIGTIAGCRVVNGAIPRGSKVHIIRDGVLVYTGELSSLKNKKDDIKEAREGMECGLTIKNYNDIKQGDLIEAFKLDVKE encoded by the coding sequence ATGGCTAAAAACAATAATAAAAAAATTAAAGTTTCAAAGAACAAATCCATAAAAGATACTAAAGAATTAAAAAATAAACTATCAGCTAAATCTGCAATTGGATTGGTTGATGGTATTTTTGTTTATAATGAACCACTATCTGTTTCAGAATTTGCCGAAAAAATTGGGAAATCAGCATCAGAAGTGGTTAAATATTTTTTCTTAAAAGGAAATATTATTAACCAAAATACACAAATGACTGAAGAACAAATGGGAGAAATTTGTTTAGAATTTGGTTTTGATTTCAAAAAAGAAGTTAAAATGACAAAGGAAAACTTATTAGACACAATAAAATTTGATATTAATTTAGACCAATTAAAAGAAAGACCACCAGTTGTAACTATTATGGGTCATGTTGATCATGGAAAAACTACATTATTAGATGCAATTAGAAAATCTAATATTGTTGGTGGGGAATTCGGAGGAATTACTCAACATATTGGTGCTTATCAAGTAGAACATGAAAATAAATTTATTACTTTCATTGATACTCCTGGTCACGAGGCATTTAGTGAAATGCGTGCTCGTGGAAGTCAAGCAACTGATATTGTTATTATTGTGGTAGCTGCTGATGAAGGATTAAAACCCCAAACTATTGAAGCAATTAATCATGCGAAAGCTGCTCATGTTCCAATTATTGTGTTTATTAACAAAATGGATAAACCAAATGCTAATCCCGATAAAGTTAAATCAGAATTGATGCAATATGAATTAGTTGCAGAAGATTATGGTGGAGATGTGCCATTTGTTGAGGGATCTGCTATTAAAAAAATGGGTTTGAATCAATTGCTAGATACAATTTTATTAATTGCTGAATTAAATGAATATAAAGCTGATTATGAAAATTCAGCACGCGGGGTTGTTTTAGAAGCATACTTAGATCGTTCAAAAGGACCTGTTGCAACTGTTTTAGTACAAAATGGTGTACTAAATATTAGAGATACAGTTGTTGCTGGAGGAACTTTTGGTTCAGTTAAATCTTTAGAAGATGAAAATAAAAAACGTTTAAAAAATGCCAATCCATCTAAACCAATTATTGTAATTGGGTTAAATGAAGTTCCAAGAGCAGGAGATAAATTCTTAGTTTTAGGTGAAGAAAAATTAGCACGTGATATTGCGAAAGCTCAAGCTTTAAGAATTTCAGAAGAAATGAAAACAAAAGCACAGAACTTTTCTTTAGAAGCAATTAAACATCAAATTGAATTAAACGAATTAAAAGTTATTAACATTATTTTAAAAGCTGATACTCAAGGAACAATTGAAGCCGTTAAGAGTTCATTAATGAAAATTAATGTTAATGGTATCAGAATCAACATTGTTCATGCTGGAGTTGGAGCTATTTCTAATTCTGATGTAACTTTAGCATTAGCATCTGAATCATTGTTATATGGTTTTAATGTTAGACCAATTGCCCAAGTGAGAGAAAAAGCTGAAGAAGATGGAATCACAATTAGATTGCATAACATTATTTATAAATTAATTGAAGAAGTAGAAGAACTAGCAAAAGGATTTATTGAACCAGAATATACTGAAGTTATTGTTGGAGAAGCAGAAGTAAGAGAATTATTTAGACACTCAGAAATAGGAACAATTGCTGGATGTCGTGTTGTAAATGGTGCTATTCCTCGTGGATCAAAAGTACATATTATAAGAGATGGTGTGTTAGTTTATACAGGTGAATTATCAAGTTTAAAAAATAAAAAAGATGATATTAAAGAAGCTCGTGAAGGCATGGAATGTGGTTTAACTATTAAAAACTACAATGATATTAAACAAGGTGACTTAATTGAAGCATTTAAGCTTGATGTAAAGGAATAA
- the rnpM gene encoding RNase P modulator RnpM — protein sequence MKHKVLRKDVSTNTMLPKVELIRVVKNKNGEIFVDQTQKANGRGVYLRANLEALAIVKKQRLLEKGLKTKIGEEVFLMIEKEIKENWM from the coding sequence ATGAAACATAAAGTTTTAAGAAAAGATGTTTCCACAAACACAATGCTTCCTAAAGTTGAATTAATTAGAGTTGTTAAAAACAAAAATGGAGAAATTTTTGTAGATCAAACTCAAAAAGCAAATGGTCGTGGAGTATATTTACGTGCTAACTTAGAAGCATTAGCAATTGTTAAAAAACAAAGATTATTAGAAAAAGGATTAAAAACAAAAATAGGAGAAGAGGTTTTCTTGATGATTGAAAAAGAAATCAAAGAAAATTGGATGTAA
- a CDS encoding 16S rRNA (uracil(1498)-N(3))-methyltransferase codes for MFRYFVNDKSNNQFIIKDKDHHHIKNVIKLKPQEIIECVYNGDVFSCVIDEILPTSTIVKINYILTTNEKKVKKVLIMSLIREQKWDIAIQKATELGVDEIVPISLKRNIVKIIEQKEDSKVLRWQKICETAAMQAKRTTIPKVTNIIKNINELKNYLCDLNIVAWEEEKTKTLKETLTNQVSSISFLIGPEGGIEPKEIEQLKLLGFEPVSLGKNILRAETAPLYILSSFIYEGY; via the coding sequence ATGTTTCGTTATTTTGTTAATGATAAATCAAATAACCAATTTATTATTAAAGATAAAGATCACCACCACATTAAAAATGTCATCAAATTAAAACCACAAGAAATTATTGAATGTGTTTATAATGGTGATGTTTTTTCTTGTGTGATTGATGAAATTTTACCAACTTCAACAATTGTAAAAATTAATTATATCCTTACAACTAATGAAAAAAAAGTTAAAAAAGTTTTAATTATGTCATTAATTAGAGAACAAAAATGAGACATTGCAATTCAAAAAGCAACTGAACTTGGCGTTGATGAGATTGTTCCAATAAGTTTAAAAAGAAATATTGTAAAAATTATTGAACAAAAAGAAGACAGTAAGGTTTTACGTTGACAAAAAATTTGTGAAACTGCCGCAATGCAAGCTAAAAGAACAACAATTCCTAAAGTTACAAACATTATTAAAAATATTAATGAGTTAAAAAATTATTTATGTGATCTTAATATAGTTGCTTGAGAAGAAGAAAAAACTAAAACTTTAAAAGAAACTTTAACAAACCAAGTGTCTTCAATTTCATTCTTAATTGGTCCCGAAGGGGGAATCGAACCAAAAGAAATAGAACAATTAAAACTTCTTGGATTTGAACCTGTTAGTCTTGGTAAGAATATTTTACGTGCTGAAACAGCGCCACTATATATTTTAAGTTCATTTATTTACGAAGGTTATTAA
- the rbfA gene encoding 30S ribosome-binding factor RbfA, protein MGSFKGQRLQADILKALTIIFQREFLNSRYIKTLTIHEVRLTSDKRIAKIFYSTYDVNAKLENVEAEINKHLKYIKKMLAQKISARIMPEIIFVYDTALDNANRIEKLLKGDQ, encoded by the coding sequence ATGGGTTCATTTAAAGGACAACGATTACAAGCTGATATTTTAAAAGCTTTAACAATTATTTTTCAAAGAGAATTTTTAAATTCTCGATACATAAAAACTTTAACAATTCACGAAGTTAGACTAACATCCGATAAGAGAATTGCCAAAATTTTTTATTCAACATATGATGTCAATGCAAAACTAGAAAATGTTGAAGCGGAAATTAATAAACATTTAAAATACATTAAAAAAATGCTAGCACAAAAAATTAGTGCGCGCATTATGCCTGAAATTATATTTGTTTATGACACTGCTTTAGATAATGCTAATCGCATTGAAAAATTATTAAAAGGTGACCAATAA